In the genome of Nocardia terpenica, one region contains:
- a CDS encoding YbaK/EbsC family protein: protein MSGDNTDRYRRLIADLDAAQARYRLIDHPPEGRTDLVSALRGHDVAHAAKCLIVMVKIGKKQTRYVLAVVPGHARVDLQAIKSVLGGSYVGVAGKDKAEELAGSVSGTVLPFTYHPQLELIADPTLVEAPELYFNAARLDRSIALAADDYTRIAVPRLESIALADVLPGGQA from the coding sequence GTGAGTGGTGACAATACCGATCGGTACCGGCGGTTGATCGCGGATCTCGATGCCGCACAGGCGCGTTACCGCCTCATCGACCACCCCCCGGAGGGGCGCACCGACCTGGTCAGCGCGCTGCGCGGGCACGATGTGGCGCACGCGGCCAAGTGCCTGATCGTGATGGTCAAGATCGGCAAGAAGCAGACCCGGTACGTCCTGGCCGTGGTGCCGGGCCATGCCCGGGTGGATTTGCAGGCGATCAAGTCCGTGCTGGGTGGCAGCTATGTCGGCGTCGCAGGGAAGGACAAGGCCGAAGAGTTGGCGGGCAGCGTCAGCGGCACCGTCCTGCCGTTCACCTATCACCCGCAGCTGGAACTCATCGCGGACCCGACGCTGGTGGAGGCGCCGGAACTGTATTTCAACGCCGCCCGCCTGGACCGCTCCATCGCCTTGGCCGCCGACGACTACACGCGCATAGCGGTTCCCCGGCTCGAGTCCATCGCCCTCGCCGACGTCCTGCCAGGGGGGCAAGCATGA
- a CDS encoding thioesterase family protein: MIEVGARSQLSYRIPAGRTVPDLYPDSPEFQQIPAVFATGYLVGLMEWACARHLVPHLPRGRTSVGTHIDITHVSPSLPEMTVTVEVEVTAVLDRTIRWSVLARDDRDTIGEGTHRRAVIDTDRFIARVNDKAAAASVTPLLRR, translated from the coding sequence ATGATCGAGGTCGGTGCGCGCTCGCAGTTGAGTTACCGGATACCGGCGGGCCGGACCGTGCCCGACCTCTACCCGGACTCGCCCGAATTCCAGCAGATCCCAGCGGTTTTCGCCACCGGCTACCTGGTGGGACTGATGGAATGGGCCTGCGCGCGCCACCTCGTTCCGCACCTGCCCCGCGGCCGGACGAGCGTGGGCACCCACATCGATATCACCCATGTCTCACCCTCCCTGCCCGAGATGACGGTCACCGTCGAGGTCGAGGTGACGGCCGTGCTCGACCGGACCATCCGGTGGTCGGTACTCGCCCGCGACGATCGCGACACCATCGGCGAGGGCACCCACCGCCGGGCCGTCATCGACACCGACCGATTCATCGCCCGGGTCAACGACAAGGCGGCCGCGGCCTCGGTGACGCCACTGCTGCGCCGGTAA
- a CDS encoding cold-shock protein, producing MSQGSVKWFNGEKGFGFIAQDGGGPDVFVHYSEISGSGFKSLEEGQRVEFEIGQGQKGPQAQSVRAI from the coding sequence ATGTCGCAAGGCAGTGTGAAGTGGTTTAACGGCGAAAAGGGCTTCGGGTTCATCGCGCAAGACGGTGGCGGTCCCGACGTTTTCGTCCATTACTCCGAGATTTCCGGCTCCGGCTTCAAGTCCCTCGAGGAGGGGCAGCGCGTCGAGTTCGAGATCGGCCAGGGTCAGAAGGGCCCGCAGGCCCAGAGCGTCCGCGCCATCTAG